Genomic DNA from Pseudomonadota bacterium:
CATCTCCACTAGCAGGATCTCGGAGTCGGCAACCCGCGCCGCCTGCTCAGGATTCGGATTGCACGGAGACTTTCAAGGTACAGGCTCATGGCCGGACTGACTAGAGACGAAGAGCCACCGTGGCAGTTGCAGTTCTCGAATCGTCCCCAAGGACGGTCGCGCCACGGGGGAGGCCGGTCCGTGCGGTCACGGCCGCCCGGAGTGGAGCATTGGGCGCCAAGACGCCATGATACCGATCCGCTCGGCCTGACGGGCTCGTGGTGAGAAATGCGGGCTAGACCGCGCTCAGCGCCTGGCCGCCAGGGCACGCGTGATGTCGGAAATGCGGCGGGCCCAGGGCCTCAAGGCCCGTACCTCGGGCGGTAATGAACCGATCGCCGTATGGGCCGCGCCCCGATCCGGGAAGGGCCCGTACACGACGATGTGCCAGTCCTGGCCGTTCCGTTGTGTCGTCACCCAGGCGGCCTTGGCACCGAAGGCATGGCGCCCAAGGAAGCCCGACACCGTACCTCGGCTGGCGCTGCCGATGAGCTGCAAGACATAGGCATCCGCCGGTTGTGCGCGCAGCCAGCTCGATCCCGCGGCAGCCCCGCTTCCGGCCTGATCCGCGCGCTTGGCTTGCGGCTCCGGAGGCGTGGCTTCGGCTTCGGCGGGCGCCGGATCGGCGCCGTCTCTGGGCGGTTCGACGACTCGCGGGGCCGCAGCGGGCGGCTGGTTCGGACCAGGAGCCGCGACAGGAGATCGGTCCGCGGGGTTCGACTGCGGGGTCCCTGCACGCCCGTCCCCGGCCGCTGGAACGGAAGGCGCCGGAGCGGAAGGTGGCGCCGTCTGGGGCGGCGGTACCTCAAGGGGGACGACACCACTCGCGGCTTCAGGACCCACTTCGTCGGGTTGATTAACCATCTCGTAGACGATGAAACCGGTCACGACCGCGAGCACCGCGGCCGCGGTATATAGGCGCCAGCCATGTTTGCGTACGGCGGCCCAAGGCGAACCCCGACCCGCATCGGGCGCCGGAACCGGGCTTGGCGCGGACGACGGCTGCCCCTGGCGACGCCATAGCGTCTCCCGCGCGACGGCATCGATGGCCCCGGGGAGACCGCGCGCGTCTTGATGGATGCGGTCGGCGACGCCGGTATCGAGCGGCAAGAGCGCCCCCAGCCCCACCCTTGACAGGCGTTCTGCGAGATAGGCACGGCTGTCCTCCACCGTGAACGGCGGCAGATCCACCACATGGGCGACGGGCGGGCTCACCGCCGCCAGCCCCCGCGCCTTCAGGACCGTGTCGATCTCGGGCTCGCAGAACAAGACGATGCGAAACCGGTGCGCGTCCCGCGACGCTGCTGGACTACCTCCACGCGGCGGAATGGCCAGGGAGAACAGGAGCTTCAGCGCCTCCTCCGAGAGCTCGTGGGCGTCGTCCACGAGCACCACGGGGACGAAGCGCGTGTCGGTCGAAGCGGCGAGCAGGTCCTCCAGGGCGGCGAGCAGGGCATCCCGGTCCTGGCCGCGCACGCCCGGGTTCAGGGCCTGGGTCAGATCGCGCAAGAGCGCCAGGGGGTCGAGCATGGCATTGGCCTGGATGCGGGCCACGCGCCAGCCATCATGGGCCATCGCGAGGATCTCGTCGAGCAGCGCGCTCTTGCCGCTGCCGCGCTCCCCGATGACATAGAGCAAGAGCCGGCTGTCATCGATCAGGTGCTTGATGAGGTCCAGGCGCGGGCCGAGCGCCGGCGTCTTGAGATAGAAGCGCTCCGACCCCTCGTTCCAGACAAGTCCGCTATCCGGTTTCTCGACTTGGCGCTCGCTCGACATGTCGCCCATTGGTGGCCGGTGTACCTCTACCATTTCTCGAACCGTTCGATCATCGTTTGGCACGGCATTCCGCCAGTGTCAGGTCCAGGGCCGCGGCGTCGTAGCCGGGCGTCACGATGGCCTTGCCCAAGTCCTCCAAGAGCACCAGTCGCAGCGCGCCCTCACGGGCCTTCTTGTCGACGGCCATGAGGTCGCGCATCTCCGGCGCGGACAGCACGGCCGGCGCCCGAACCGGCAGGCCCGCGCGCCGTACCAGCGCCTCGATTCGTTCCACGGCGGCGCCATCGAGCCAGCCGAGCCGCGCCGACAGTCGGGCCGCGAGGCACATCCCCGCCGCCACCGCCTCTCCGTGCAGCCACACGCCGTAACCGAGCCCGGTCTCGATGGCATGGCCGAAGGTGTGGCCGAGGTTCAGCAGGGCCCGCGGGCCGATCTCGCGCTCGTCGGCCGCCACGATCTCTGCCTTGTTGCGACACGAGCGTTCGATCGCATGCGTCTGCGCCACCGGATCGCGCGCCAAGAGGTTCCCCAGATGCTCCTCGATCCACAGGAAGAGCTCCGGGTCCCGGATCAAGCCGTATTTTATCACCTCGGCAAGACCCGCTCGGTACTCCCGGTCCGGGAGCGTCGCCAGGGTATCGGTGTCGGCGATGACGCAGCGCGGCTGGTGGAAGGCGCCGATCATGTTCTTGCCGAGCGGATGGTTGACCGCCGTCTTCCCGCCGACCGAGGAATCGACCTGGGCGAGCAGGGTCGTGGGCACCTGGAGGTAATTGACGCCACGCTGGTAACAGGCCGCGGCGAAGCCCGTGATGTCGCCGACCACCCCTCCGCCGAGCGCTACGAGCGCGCACTGCCGATCGAAACGCCGCGTGAGCAGTGCCGTGATAATGCGCCCCATGGTCTCCA
This window encodes:
- a CDS encoding AAA family ATPase, whose translation is MSSERQVEKPDSGLVWNEGSERFYLKTPALGPRLDLIKHLIDDSRLLLYVIGERGSGKSALLDEILAMAHDGWRVARIQANAMLDPLALLRDLTQALNPGVRGQDRDALLAALEDLLAASTDTRFVPVVLVDDAHELSEEALKLLFSLAIPPRGGSPAASRDAHRFRIVLFCEPEIDTVLKARGLAAVSPPVAHVVDLPPFTVEDSRAYLAERLSRVGLGALLPLDTGVADRIHQDARGLPGAIDAVARETLWRRQGQPSSAPSPVPAPDAGRGSPWAAVRKHGWRLYTAAAVLAVVTGFIVYEMVNQPDEVGPEAASGVVPLEVPPPQTAPPSAPAPSVPAAGDGRAGTPQSNPADRSPVAAPGPNQPPAAAPRVVEPPRDGADPAPAEAEATPPEPQAKRADQAGSGAAAGSSWLRAQPADAYVLQLIGSASRGTVSGFLGRHAFGAKAAWVTTQRNGQDWHIVVYGPFPDRGAAHTAIGSLPPEVRALRPWARRISDITRALAARR
- the aroB gene encoding 3-dehydroquinate synthase, with the protein product MKTLEVDLGDRAYPIHIGSGLLPLPHLIRPHLEGRNVMVVTDETVGPLYLARQMQALADYDTATVVLSDGEEHKTLETMGRIITALLTRRFDRQCALVALGGGVVGDITGFAAACYQRGVNYLQVPTTLLAQVDSSVGGKTAVNHPLGKNMIGAFHQPRCVIADTDTLATLPDREYRAGLAEVIKYGLIRDPELFLWIEEHLGNLLARDPVAQTHAIERSCRNKAEIVAADEREIGPRALLNLGHTFGHAIETGLGYGVWLHGEAVAAGMCLAARLSARLGWLDGAAVERIEALVRRAGLPVRAPAVLSAPEMRDLMAVDKKAREGALRLVLLEDLGKAIVTPGYDAAALDLTLAECRAKR